In Mycobacterium tuberculosis H37Rv, a single window of DNA contains:
- a CDS encoding CRISPR-associated protein Cas10/Csm1 (This region is a possible MT-complex-specific genomic island (See Becq et al., 2007 PMID:17545187).) → MNPQLIEAIIGCLLHDIGKPVQRAALGYPGRHSAIGRAFMKKVWLRDSRNPSQFTDEVDEADIGVSDRRILDAISYHHSSALRTAAENGRLAADAPAYIAYNIAAGTDRRKADSDDGHGASTWDPDTPLYSMFNRFGSGTANLAFAPEMLDDRKPINIPSPRRIEFDKDRYAAIVNKLKAILVDLERSDTYLASLLNVLEATLSFVPSSTDASEVVDVSLFDHLKLTGALGACIWHYLQATGQSDFKSALFDKQDTFYNEKAFLLTTFDVSGIQDFIYTIHSSGAAKMLRARSFYLEMLTEHLIDELLARVGLSRANLNYSGGGHAYLLLPNTESARKSVEQFEREANDWLLENFATRLFIATGSVPLAANDLMRRPNESASQASNRALRYSGLYRELSEQLSAKKLARYSADQLRELNSRDHDGQKGDRECSVCHTVNRTVSADDEPKCSLCQALTAASSQIQSESRRFLLISDGATKGLPLPFGATLTFCSRADADKALQQPQTRRRYAKNKFFAGECLGTGLWVGDYVAQMEFGDYVKRASGIARLGVLRLDVDNLGQAFTHGFMEQGNGKFNTISRTAAFSRMLSLFFRQHINYVLARPKLRPITGDDPARPREATIIYSGGDDVFVVGAWDDVIEFGIELRERFHEFTQGKLTVSAGIGMFPDKYPISVMAREVGDLEDAAKSLPGKNGVALFDREFTFGWDELLSKVIEEKYRHIADYFSGNEERGMAFIYKLLELLAERDDRITKARWVYFLTRMRNPTGDTAPFQQFANRLHQWFQDPTDAKQLKTALHLYIYRTRKEESE, encoded by the coding sequence ATGAACCCGCAACTCATCGAGGCCATAATCGGCTGCCTCTTGCACGACATTGGCAAACCGGTCCAGCGCGCGGCGCTCGGCTACCCGGGCAGGCACAGTGCGATTGGCCGCGCTTTTATGAAGAAGGTGTGGTTGCGCGACAGCCGCAATCCGTCGCAGTTCACCGACGAGGTGGATGAGGCTGACATTGGGGTCTCCGACCGCCGCATTCTCGACGCGATCAGCTATCACCACAGTTCTGCGCTGCGTACGGCGGCCGAGAATGGCCGCCTTGCCGCCGATGCGCCGGCCTACATCGCCTACAATATCGCGGCCGGAACCGACCGCCGCAAGGCCGACTCCGACGACGGCCATGGTGCGAGCACTTGGGATCCGGACACGCCCCTGTATTCGATGTTCAACCGATTCGGCTCCGGCACAGCGAATCTGGCATTTGCCCCGGAGATGCTCGACGACCGCAAGCCGATCAATATACCGTCGCCACGCCGGATCGAATTCGACAAGGACCGCTACGCCGCCATCGTCAACAAACTTAAAGCCATTCTGGTCGACCTCGAACGTTCCGACACCTACCTCGCCAGCCTCCTCAACGTCCTCGAGGCGACGCTGTCGTTCGTGCCGTCCTCGACCGACGCGTCCGAGGTCGTCGACGTCTCACTCTTCGACCACCTGAAGCTGACGGGTGCGCTCGGCGCCTGCATCTGGCACTACCTACAAGCCACCGGACAAAGCGACTTCAAGTCAGCGCTGTTCGACAAGCAGGACACCTTCTACAACGAAAAAGCCTTCCTGCTCACAACTTTCGACGTCTCAGGCATCCAGGACTTCATCTACACGATCCATTCCTCGGGTGCCGCGAAGATGCTGCGTGCCCGCAGCTTCTACCTGGAGATGCTGACCGAGCATCTCATCGACGAGCTACTTGCGCGGGTGGGTCTCAGCCGCGCGAATCTCAACTACTCCGGCGGCGGGCACGCGTACCTGCTGCTGCCCAACACGGAGTCCGCGCGGAAATCCGTCGAACAGTTCGAGCGTGAGGCCAACGACTGGCTGCTGGAAAACTTCGCAACCCGGCTCTTCATCGCCACGGGCAGCGTACCGCTTGCCGCGAACGACCTGATGCGTCGGCCGAACGAGAGTGCGAGCCAGGCAAGTAACCGCGCCCTCCGCTACAGCGGGCTCTACCGTGAGTTGAGCGAGCAACTTTCCGCGAAGAAGCTCGCCCGATACAGCGCTGACCAACTGCGGGAACTCAACTCGCGCGATCACGACGGTCAGAAAGGTGACCGGGAATGCAGCGTGTGCCACACGGTCAACCGCACGGTCAGCGCCGACGACGAGCCAAAGTGCAGCCTGTGCCAAGCGCTGACCGCTGCGTCTTCGCAGATTCAATCCGAGTCTCGCCGCTTCCTACTCATCTCTGACGGCGCCACCAAAGGTCTGCCCCTGCCGTTCGGCGCCACACTCACGTTCTGTAGCCGAGCCGACGCCGATAAGGCACTCCAGCAACCCCAAACCCGAAGGCGGTACGCGAAGAACAAGTTCTTCGCCGGCGAGTGTTTGGGCACCGGGCTCTGGGTGGGCGACTACGTCGCACAGATGGAGTTCGGTGACTACGTGAAGCGTGCGAGCGGAATCGCGCGCCTCGGGGTTCTGCGCCTTGACGTCGATAACCTGGGCCAGGCATTCACGCACGGCTTCATGGAGCAAGGCAACGGCAAGTTCAACACGATTAGCCGCACGGCCGCGTTCTCCCGGATGCTGTCGTTGTTCTTCCGGCAGCACATCAACTACGTGTTGGCACGCCCGAAACTGCGCCCGATCACCGGCGATGACCCGGCGCGGCCCCGCGAGGCCACGATCATCTACTCCGGTGGCGATGACGTCTTCGTCGTGGGCGCGTGGGACGACGTCATCGAGTTCGGGATCGAGCTTCGGGAGCGGTTCCACGAATTCACCCAGGGCAAACTCACCGTGTCGGCTGGCATCGGCATGTTCCCCGACAAGTACCCCATCTCCGTGATGGCCCGCGAAGTCGGAGATCTCGAAGACGCGGCGAAGTCGCTGCCCGGCAAGAACGGGGTTGCACTCTTCGATCGCGAGTTCACCTTCGGCTGGGATGAGCTGCTCAGCAAGGTGATCGAGGAGAAGTACCGGCACATCGCCGACTATTTCAGTGGCAACGAAGAACGCGGCATGGCCTTCATCTACAAGCTGCTCGAACTACTCGCCGAACGCGACGATCGAATCACAAAGGCCAGATGGGTGTACTTCCTCACGCGCATGCGTAACCCCACCGGTGACACAGCGCCTTTTCAGCAGTTTGCTAACCGGCTACACCAATGGTTCCAAGATCCGACAGACGCCAAGCAACTCAAGACCGCGCTGCACCTCTACATCTATCGCACTCGCAAGGAGGAGTCCGAATGA
- the ugpE gene encoding sn-glycerol-3-phosphate ABC transporter permease UgpE encodes MTPDRLRSSVGYAAMLLVVTLIAGPLLFVFFTSFKDQPDIYAQPTSWWPLRWYPQNYRTATEQIPFWTFLRNSLIITSVLAVVKFTLGVLSAFGLVFVRFPGRTAVFLVIIAALMVPNQITVISNYALISHLGLRNTFAGIILPLAGVAFGTFLMRNHFLSLPAEIIEAARMDGARWWQLLLRVVLPMSRPTMVAVGVITVVNEWNEYLWPFLMSDDESVAPLPIGLTFLQQAEGVTNWGPVMAVTLLAMLPILLVFIALQRQMIKGLTSGAVKG; translated from the coding sequence GTGACGCCGGATCGGCTCCGTAGCAGCGTTGGCTACGCGGCCATGTTGCTGGTGGTCACGCTGATTGCCGGGCCGTTGCTGTTCGTGTTCTTCACCTCGTTCAAGGATCAGCCCGACATCTATGCGCAGCCCACCAGTTGGTGGCCGCTGCGCTGGTACCCGCAGAACTACCGCACGGCCACCGAGCAGATTCCGTTCTGGACGTTTCTGCGCAACTCGCTGATCATCACGTCGGTGCTGGCGGTGGTGAAGTTCACGCTCGGTGTGCTCAGCGCCTTTGGCTTGGTGTTTGTCCGGTTCCCGGGCCGCACGGCGGTGTTTTTGGTGATCATCGCCGCGTTGATGGTGCCCAACCAGATCACCGTGATTTCCAACTACGCGCTGATCTCACACCTGGGCCTGCGCAACACCTTTGCCGGCATCATCCTGCCTCTGGCGGGGGTGGCGTTTGGAACCTTCTTGATGCGCAACCACTTTCTGTCGCTGCCCGCCGAGATCATCGAGGCGGCCCGGATGGACGGCGCGCGGTGGTGGCAACTGCTGCTGCGGGTGGTGTTGCCGATGTCGCGGCCCACCATGGTCGCCGTCGGTGTCATCACCGTGGTCAACGAATGGAACGAATACCTGTGGCCGTTCCTGATGTCCGACGACGAATCGGTGGCACCACTGCCGATAGGTCTGACGTTTCTGCAGCAGGCCGAGGGTGTGACGAACTGGGGCCCGGTGATGGCGGTGACGCTGTTGGCGATGCTGCCGATCTTGCTGGTCTTCATCGCCTTGCAGCGGCAGATGATAAAGGGCCTCACCTCGGGCGCGGTCAAGGGATAG
- the ugpC gene encoding sn-glycerol-3-phosphate ABC transporter ATP-binding protein UgpC: protein MANVQYSAVTQRYPGADAPTVDNLDLDIADGEFLVLVGPSGCGKSTTLRVLAGLEPIESGRISIGDVDVTHLPPRARDVAMVFQNYALYPNMTVAANMGFALRNAGMSRADTRRRVLEVADMLELTDLLDRKPAKLSGGQRQRVAMGRAIVRRPRVFCMDEPLSNLDAKLRVSTRSQISGLQRRLGTTTVYVTHDQVEAMTMGDRVAVLKDGVLQQVDTPRALYDDPVNTFVATFIGAPAMNLIDAAVAHGVVRAPDLAIPVPDPAAERVLVGVRPESWDVASIGTPGSLTVHVELVEELGFESFVYATPVDQRGWSSRAPRIVFRTDRRTAVRVGESLAIVPHSQEVRLFNSRTETRLR, encoded by the coding sequence ATGGCTAACGTTCAGTACTCTGCTGTCACCCAGCGCTATCCCGGCGCCGACGCGCCGACCGTCGACAACTTGGACCTCGACATCGCCGACGGGGAGTTTCTGGTTCTGGTCGGTCCGTCCGGTTGCGGCAAGTCCACCACGCTGCGCGTGCTGGCCGGGCTGGAACCCATTGAGAGCGGGCGCATCAGCATCGGCGACGTGGATGTGACGCATCTGCCGCCGCGGGCGCGTGACGTGGCGATGGTGTTCCAGAACTACGCGCTGTACCCGAACATGACGGTGGCCGCCAACATGGGGTTCGCGCTGCGAAACGCCGGGATGTCGCGCGCGGACACCCGCCGGCGGGTGCTGGAAGTCGCCGACATGCTGGAGCTGACGGATCTGCTGGACCGCAAGCCCGCCAAGCTCTCCGGCGGGCAGCGGCAGCGGGTGGCGATGGGCCGGGCGATCGTGCGCCGGCCCCGGGTGTTCTGCATGGACGAGCCGCTGTCGAATCTGGACGCCAAGCTGCGGGTGAGCACCCGCTCACAGATCTCCGGATTGCAGCGTCGGTTGGGCACCACCACCGTCTACGTCACCCACGATCAGGTGGAGGCGATGACGATGGGCGACCGGGTGGCGGTGCTCAAAGACGGTGTGCTGCAACAGGTTGACACGCCGAGGGCGCTGTATGACGACCCGGTCAACACGTTTGTCGCCACGTTCATCGGCGCGCCGGCGATGAACCTCATCGACGCCGCCGTCGCCCACGGTGTGGTGCGGGCACCGGATTTGGCGATACCGGTTCCGGACCCGGCGGCCGAGCGGGTGCTGGTCGGCGTGCGGCCGGAGTCCTGGGACGTGGCATCGATCGGCACCCCGGGATCGTTGACCGTGCACGTCGAGTTGGTGGAGGAGCTCGGCTTCGAATCCTTCGTCTACGCAACGCCGGTCGACCAGCGGGGCTGGTCGTCACGCGCACCGCGCATCGTGTTCCGCACCGACCGGCGTACCGCGGTGCGGGTGGGTGAGTCGTTGGCGATCGTGCCGCACTCGCAGGAGGTGCGCCTCTTCAACAGCCGCACCGAGACCCGGCTTCGCTGA
- a CDS encoding CRISPR type III-associated RAMP protein Csm3 (This region is a possible MT-complex-specific genomic island (See Becq et al., 2007 PMID:17545187).) has protein sequence MTTSYAKIEITGTLTVLTGLQIGAGDGFSAIGAVDKPVVRDPLSRLPMIPGTSLKGKVRTLLSRQYGADTETFYRKPNEDHAHIRRLFGDTEEYMTGRLVFRDTKLTNKDDLEARGAKTLTEVKFENAINRVTAKANLRQMERVIPGSEFAFSLVYEVSFGTPGEEQKASLPSSDEIIEDFNAIARGLKLLELDYLGGSGTRGYGQVKFSNLKARAAVGALDGSLLEKLNHELAAV, from the coding sequence ATGACTACGAGCTACGCCAAGATCGAGATAACCGGGACACTGACCGTCCTGACGGGCCTGCAGATCGGGGCCGGCGATGGCTTCTCCGCCATCGGCGCGGTCGACAAGCCTGTCGTTCGTGATCCGCTGAGCAGGCTGCCGATGATTCCGGGTACCAGCCTGAAGGGCAAGGTCCGCACCTTGCTGTCCCGCCAATACGGCGCCGACACAGAAACGTTTTACAGGAAGCCGAATGAGGACCACGCCCATATCCGTCGGCTTTTCGGCGACACCGAGGAGTACATGACGGGCCGACTCGTCTTCCGCGACACGAAGCTCACCAACAAAGACGACCTCGAAGCCCGCGGCGCTAAGACTCTCACCGAGGTGAAATTCGAGAACGCCATCAACCGGGTGACCGCAAAGGCAAACCTTCGCCAGATGGAACGCGTGATCCCCGGCAGCGAGTTCGCGTTCTCACTTGTCTACGAGGTCTCCTTCGGCACCCCCGGCGAGGAACAGAAGGCGTCTCTGCCTTCCTCCGATGAGATCATCGAGGACTTCAACGCCATCGCGCGCGGCCTGAAGTTGCTCGAACTCGACTACCTCGGCGGCAGCGGAACCCGTGGCTACGGGCAGGTCAAGTTCAGCAACCTGAAAGCCCGCGCCGCAGTCGGCGCCCTCGACGGTTCTCTGCTGGAGAAGCTAAACCATGAACTCGCGGCTGTTTAG
- the ugpB gene encoding sn-glycerol-3-phosphate ABC transporter substrate-binding lipoprotein UgpB — protein MDPLNRRQFLALAAAAAGVTAGCAGMGGGGSVKSGSGPIDFWSSHPGQSSAAERELIGRFQDRFPTLSVKLIDAGKDYDEVAQKFNAALIGTDVPDVVLLDDRWWFHFALSGVLTALDDLFGQVGVDTTDYVDSLLADYEFNGRHYAVPYARSTPLFYYNKAAWQQAGLPDRGPQSWSEFDEWGPELQRVVGAGRSAHGWANADLISWTFQGPNWAFGGAYSDKWTLTLTEPATIAAGNFYRNSIHGKGYAAVANDIANEFATGILASAVASTGSLAGITASARFDFGAAPLPTGPDAAPACPTGGAGLAIPAKLSEERKVNALKFIAFVTNPTNTAYFSQQTGYLPVRKSAVDDASERHYLADNPRARVALDQLPHTRTQDYARVFLPGGDRIISAGLESIGLRGADVTKTFTNIQKRLQVILDRQIMRKLAGHG, from the coding sequence ATGGACCCGCTGAACCGCCGACAATTCCTCGCGCTGGCCGCTGCCGCCGCCGGCGTGACCGCCGGCTGCGCCGGGATGGGCGGCGGCGGTTCGGTGAAGTCCGGTTCCGGCCCAATCGACTTCTGGTCCAGTCATCCCGGCCAATCCAGCGCGGCGGAACGGGAGCTGATCGGTCGTTTCCAGGACCGATTCCCCACTCTGTCGGTCAAGCTGATCGACGCCGGCAAGGACTACGACGAGGTGGCACAGAAATTCAATGCGGCGCTCATCGGAACCGACGTGCCCGACGTCGTTTTGCTCGACGACCGATGGTGGTTCCATTTCGCCCTCAGCGGTGTTCTCACTGCCCTTGACGACCTGTTCGGCCAAGTTGGGGTGGACACAACGGATTACGTCGATTCGCTGCTGGCCGACTATGAGTTCAACGGCCGCCATTACGCTGTGCCGTATGCTCGCTCGACGCCGCTGTTCTACTACAACAAGGCGGCGTGGCAACAGGCCGGCCTACCCGACCGCGGACCGCAATCCTGGTCAGAGTTCGACGAGTGGGGTCCGGAGTTACAGCGCGTGGTCGGCGCCGGTCGATCGGCGCACGGCTGGGCTAACGCCGACCTCATCTCGTGGACGTTTCAGGGACCGAACTGGGCATTCGGCGGTGCCTACTCCGACAAGTGGACATTGACATTGACCGAGCCCGCCACGATCGCGGCCGGCAACTTCTATCGGAACTCCATCCATGGCAAGGGTTATGCGGCGGTCGCCAACGATATTGCCAACGAGTTCGCCACCGGAATCCTGGCCTCGGCCGTGGCATCCACCGGCTCGCTGGCCGGCATCACCGCATCTGCCCGATTCGACTTCGGCGCCGCACCGCTGCCCACGGGCCCGGACGCAGCGCCCGCCTGTCCGACGGGCGGTGCGGGGCTGGCGATACCGGCCAAGCTCTCCGAGGAGCGAAAAGTCAACGCGCTCAAGTTCATCGCATTCGTCACCAACCCGACGAACACCGCCTACTTCAGCCAGCAAACCGGCTATCTGCCGGTGCGCAAGTCCGCCGTCGACGATGCCAGCGAACGGCACTATCTGGCGGACAATCCCCGTGCGCGGGTGGCGCTCGACCAGCTGCCACACACCCGGACACAAGACTACGCACGGGTTTTCCTGCCCGGTGGTGACCGGATCATCTCCGCCGGCCTGGAATCCATCGGGCTGCGCGGAGCCGACGTGACCAAGACCTTCACGAACATCCAAAAACGGTTGCAGGTCATCCTGGATCGGCAGATCATGCGGAAGCTGGCGGGGCATGGCTAA
- the ugpA gene encoding sn-glycerol-3-phosphate ABC transporter permease UgpA, with the protein MAAPQRARLRSSKERVRDYALFVVLVGPNVALLLLFVYRPLADNIRLSFFDWNVSDPSARFVGLSNYTEWFTRSDTRQIVFNTAVFTGAAVVGSMVLGLALAMLLDRPLRGRNLVRSTVFAPFVISGAAVGLAAQFVFDPHFGLIQDLLRRIGVGVPDFYQDARWALFMVTITYVWKNLGYTFVIYLAALQGVRRDLLEAAEIDGASRWAVFRRVLLPQLRPTTFFLSITVLINSLQVFDVINVMTRGGPEGTGTTTMVYQVYVETFRNFRAGYGATVATIMFLVLLAVTYYQVRVMDRGQRQ; encoded by the coding sequence ATGGCGGCGCCGCAACGAGCACGGCTTCGGTCATCGAAAGAGCGCGTGCGCGATTATGCGCTGTTCGTCGTGTTGGTCGGCCCCAATGTGGCGCTATTGCTGCTGTTCGTCTATCGCCCGTTGGCCGACAACATCCGGCTGTCGTTCTTCGACTGGAACGTCTCCGATCCGTCGGCCCGATTTGTGGGGTTATCCAACTACACCGAGTGGTTCACCCGGTCGGACACCCGCCAGATCGTGTTCAACACGGCGGTTTTCACCGGTGCCGCGGTGGTCGGCTCGATGGTGCTGGGGTTGGCGCTGGCGATGCTGCTCGATCGACCGTTGCGTGGACGAAACCTGGTGCGCTCCACTGTTTTCGCGCCGTTCGTGATCTCCGGTGCCGCTGTCGGCCTGGCCGCCCAGTTCGTCTTCGACCCGCATTTCGGTCTGATTCAAGACCTGTTGCGCCGGATCGGGGTCGGGGTGCCCGACTTTTACCAGGATGCGCGCTGGGCGTTGTTCATGGTGACCATCACCTACGTCTGGAAGAACCTCGGCTATACCTTCGTGATCTATCTGGCCGCGTTGCAGGGGGTACGCCGAGATCTGTTGGAGGCGGCCGAAATCGACGGCGCCAGCCGGTGGGCCGTGTTCCGTCGAGTGCTGTTGCCGCAGCTGCGGCCGACCACGTTTTTCTTGTCGATCACCGTGCTGATCAACTCGCTGCAGGTGTTCGATGTGATCAACGTGATGACCCGGGGCGGGCCGGAGGGCACCGGCACCACCACCATGGTGTACCAGGTGTATGTGGAGACGTTCCGCAATTTCCGGGCCGGTTATGGCGCCACGGTGGCCACGATCATGTTCCTGGTGCTGCTGGCCGTGACGTACTACCAGGTGCGGGTGATGGATCGGGGGCAGCGGCAGTGA
- a CDS encoding CRISPR type III-associated protein Csm2 (This region is a possible MT-complex-specific genomic island (See Becq et al., 2007 PMID:17545187).) encodes MSVIQDDYVKQAEVIRGLPKKKNGFELTTTQLRVLLSLTAQLFDEAQQSANPTLPRQLKEKVQYLRVRFVYQSGREDAVKTFVRNAKLLEALEGIGDSRDGLLRFCRYMEALAAYKKYLDPKDK; translated from the coding sequence ATGAGCGTCATCCAAGACGACTATGTGAAACAGGCCGAAGTAATTCGCGGCCTGCCAAAGAAAAAGAACGGCTTCGAGCTGACCACAACCCAGCTGCGGGTGCTACTCAGCCTGACCGCACAGCTCTTCGACGAGGCGCAGCAGAGCGCCAACCCCACGCTCCCGCGTCAGCTGAAGGAGAAGGTCCAGTACCTGCGGGTCCGGTTCGTCTACCAGTCCGGGCGTGAAGACGCGGTTAAGACATTCGTCCGAAACGCGAAACTCCTAGAAGCGCTGGAAGGGATAGGCGATAGCCGCGACGGGCTGCTGCGATTCTGCCGGTACATGGAAGCCCTAGCCGCATACAAGAAGTACCTCGATCCGAAGGACAAGTGA
- the echA16 gene encoding enoyl-CoA hydratase EchA16 (enoyl hydrase (unsaturated acyl-CoA hydratase) (crotonase)) encodes MTDDILLIDTDERVRTLTLNRPQSRNALSAALRDRFFAALADAEADDDIDVVILTGADPVFCAGLDLKELAGQTALPDISPRWPAMTKPVIGAINGAAVTGGLELALYCDILIASEHARFADTHARVGLLPTWGLSVRLPQKVGIGLARRMSLTGDYLSATDALRAGLVTEVVAHDQLLPTARRVAASIVGNNQNAVRALLASYHRIDESQTAAGLWLEACAAKQFRTSGDTIAANREAVLQRGRAQVR; translated from the coding sequence ATGACCGACGACATCCTGCTGATCGACACCGACGAACGGGTGCGAACCCTCACCCTCAACCGGCCGCAGTCCCGCAACGCGCTCTCGGCGGCGCTACGGGATCGGTTTTTCGCGGCGTTGGCCGACGCCGAGGCCGACGACGACATCGACGTCGTCATCCTCACCGGCGCCGATCCGGTGTTCTGCGCCGGACTGGACCTCAAGGAGCTGGCCGGGCAGACCGCGCTGCCGGACATCTCACCGCGGTGGCCGGCCATGACCAAGCCGGTGATCGGCGCGATCAACGGCGCCGCGGTCACCGGCGGGCTCGAACTGGCGCTGTACTGCGACATCCTGATCGCCTCCGAGCACGCCCGCTTCGCCGACACCCACGCCCGGGTGGGCCTGCTGCCCACCTGGGGACTCAGCGTGCGCTTGCCGCAAAAGGTCGGCATCGGCCTGGCCCGGCGGATGAGCCTGACCGGCGACTACCTGTCCGCGACCGACGCGTTGCGGGCCGGCCTGGTCACCGAGGTGGTGGCCCACGACCAGCTGCTGCCCACCGCCCGCCGGGTGGCGGCGTCGATCGTCGGCAACAACCAGAACGCGGTGCGGGCATTGCTGGCGTCCTACCACCGCATCGACGAGTCTCAGACCGCCGCCGGGCTGTGGCTGGAAGCCTGCGCGGCCAAGCAATTTCGCACTAGCGGCGATACCATCGCCGCCAACCGCGAAGCCGTGCTGCAGCGCGGCCGCGCGCAGGTGCGTTAG
- the vapC22 gene encoding ribonuclease VapC22 (toxin, part of toxin-antitoxin (TA) operon with Rv2830c, contains PIN domain) has protein sequence MTTVLLDSHVAYWWSAEPQRLSMAASQAIEHADELAVAAISWFELAWLAEQERIQLAIPVLSWLQQLAEHVRTVGITPSVAATAVALPSSFPGDPADRLIYATAIEHGWRLVTKDRRLRSHRHPRPVTVW, from the coding sequence ATGACGACGGTGCTGCTCGACTCGCATGTGGCCTACTGGTGGTCGGCCGAGCCGCAGCGTCTCAGCATGGCGGCGAGCCAGGCCATCGAACACGCCGACGAGCTCGCCGTCGCCGCGATTTCGTGGTTCGAGCTGGCTTGGCTTGCCGAACAGGAACGCATCCAACTGGCGATTCCGGTGCTGTCCTGGCTTCAGCAGCTGGCCGAGCACGTTCGCACCGTCGGTATCACGCCCTCGGTCGCCGCCACGGCGGTGGCGCTGCCCTCGTCGTTCCCCGGCGATCCGGCCGACCGGTTGATCTACGCCACCGCGATCGAACACGGCTGGCGGCTGGTGACCAAGGACCGGCGGCTACGCAGTCATCGGCACCCACGACCGGTCACCGTCTGGTAG
- a CDS encoding CRISPR-associated endoribonuclease Cas6 (This region is a possible MT-complex-specific genomic island (See Becq et al., 2007 PMID:17545187).), with amino-acid sequence MAARRGGIRRTDLLRRSGQPRGRHRASAAESGLTWISPTLILVGFSHRGDRRMTEHLSRLTLTLEVDAPLERARVATLGPHLHGVLMESIPADYVQTLHTVPVNPYSQYALARSTTSLEWKISTLTNEARQQIVGPINDAAFAGFRLRASGIATQVTSRSLEQNPLSQFARIFYARPETRKFRVEFLTPTAFKQSGEYVFWPDPRLVFQSLAQKYGAIVDGEEPDPGLIAEFGQSVRLSAFRVASAPFAVGAARVPGFTGSATFTVRGVDTFASYIAALLWFGEFSGCGIKASMGMGAIRVQPLAPREKCVPKP; translated from the coding sequence TTGGCTGCTCGCCGAGGCGGCATCAGAAGGACGGATCTGCTACGTCGGAGTGGCCAGCCCCGAGGCCGACATCGCGCGAGTGCGGCGGAATCAGGCTTGACCTGGATTTCACCAACGCTTATTCTGGTGGGCTTTTCTCACCGAGGAGATCGCCGGATGACGGAACACTTGTCGCGATTGACGCTGACTCTAGAGGTTGATGCCCCGCTCGAACGCGCGAGGGTGGCGACCCTGGGGCCGCATCTTCATGGCGTCCTCATGGAGTCGATCCCGGCCGATTATGTGCAGACCCTCCACACCGTGCCGGTGAACCCGTACAGTCAGTACGCGCTGGCCCGCTCGACCACATCTTTGGAGTGGAAGATCAGCACGCTGACGAACGAGGCGCGGCAGCAGATCGTCGGACCTATCAACGACGCGGCGTTTGCGGGTTTTCGGCTCCGTGCGAGCGGGATAGCGACACAGGTCACGTCGCGATCGCTGGAGCAGAACCCGCTAAGTCAATTCGCGCGCATTTTCTACGCGCGGCCCGAGACGCGCAAGTTCCGGGTCGAGTTCCTGACGCCTACCGCATTCAAGCAATCCGGCGAGTACGTGTTCTGGCCGGATCCGCGGCTCGTGTTTCAGAGTCTCGCGCAGAAGTACGGTGCAATTGTCGACGGCGAAGAGCCCGATCCTGGCCTCATCGCCGAATTCGGTCAGTCGGTTCGCCTCTCCGCGTTCCGGGTGGCGTCGGCCCCGTTCGCGGTGGGCGCGGCGCGTGTTCCCGGCTTCACCGGCTCGGCCACGTTCACCGTCCGCGGTGTGGATACTTTTGCGAGCTATATCGCGGCGCTGTTGTGGTTCGGGGAGTTCTCGGGATGCGGAATAAAGGCATCCATGGGGATGGGCGCGATCCGGGTCCAGCCACTGGCACCGAGGGAAAAATGCGTACCGAAGCCATGA
- the vapB22 gene encoding antitoxin VapB22 (part of toxin-antitoxin (TA) operon with Rv2829c), with amino-acid sequence MTATEVKAKILSLLDEVAQGEEIEITKHGRTVARLVAATGPHALKGRFSGVAMAAADDDELFTTGVSWNVS; translated from the coding sequence ATGACCGCTACGGAGGTGAAGGCGAAGATCCTCTCCTTGCTTGATGAAGTGGCCCAGGGCGAGGAGATCGAGATCACCAAACACGGCCGCACCGTGGCCCGGCTGGTGGCAGCGACGGGGCCGCACGCGCTGAAGGGTCGATTCTCGGGTGTGGCGATGGCGGCCGCGGATGACGACGAACTCTTCACCACCGGGGTTTCGTGGAACGTTTCATGA